A stretch of the Thiomicrorhabdus xiamenensis genome encodes the following:
- the eno gene encoding phosphopyruvate hydratase: MSLIKDIKARQVIDSRGNPTVEADVILEDGSKGRGISPSGASTGSREAIELRDGDKSKFGGKGVLNAVNNINTEIKAKLIGMDATDQVAIDKAMIELDGTENKGRLGANAILAVSIATAQAAAQSKGLPLYAYLKTDDYKMPVPMMNIINGGEHADNSVDFQEFMIMPVGAPSMSEAIRYGAEVFHALKKVLSDKGYNTAVGDEGGFAPDLKSNEEAITVILEAIEAAGYKAGEDIMIAMDAASSELYNDGTYFLKSENKTLTSAEMVDLLSEWVTKYPIISIEDGLDESDWDGFKLQTEKDGKRLQIVGDDLFVTNPKILAEGIEKGIANSILIKINQIGTLTETFEAIAMAKKAGYTAVVSHRSGETEDTTIADIAVATGSGQIKTGSLSRTDRIAKYNQLIRIEEELGAEAVYPGKDAFYNLK, translated from the coding sequence ATGTCATTAATTAAAGATATCAAAGCACGTCAGGTTATTGATTCTCGCGGGAACCCAACCGTAGAGGCGGACGTGATTCTTGAAGACGGCTCAAAAGGTCGTGGTATTTCTCCTTCCGGTGCTTCTACCGGTTCTCGCGAAGCAATCGAATTGCGCGATGGAGACAAATCTAAATTTGGTGGCAAAGGCGTACTGAACGCTGTAAACAACATCAATACAGAAATTAAAGCTAAATTGATCGGTATGGATGCAACCGATCAGGTCGCTATCGATAAAGCGATGATCGAACTGGACGGTACCGAAAATAAAGGGCGTCTTGGTGCAAACGCTATTCTTGCGGTTTCCATTGCAACTGCTCAAGCAGCAGCGCAATCTAAAGGTCTGCCACTTTACGCTTACCTGAAAACCGATGATTACAAAATGCCGGTTCCTATGATGAATATCATCAACGGTGGTGAGCATGCGGATAACTCTGTTGATTTCCAAGAGTTTATGATCATGCCGGTTGGCGCGCCAAGCATGTCTGAAGCAATCCGTTACGGTGCGGAAGTATTCCATGCCCTGAAAAAAGTTCTTTCTGACAAAGGTTACAATACAGCAGTTGGTGACGAGGGTGGTTTTGCACCTGACCTTAAATCTAACGAAGAAGCGATCACTGTTATCCTGGAAGCAATTGAAGCAGCCGGTTATAAAGCGGGTGAAGATATTATGATCGCAATGGATGCGGCGTCTTCTGAGCTTTACAACGATGGTACTTACTTCTTGAAGTCAGAAAACAAAACTTTAACTTCAGCGGAAATGGTTGACCTTCTTTCTGAGTGGGTAACTAAGTACCCAATTATCTCGATCGAAGACGGTCTGGACGAATCTGACTGGGATGGCTTCAAGCTGCAAACAGAAAAAGATGGCAAGCGTCTACAGATCGTTGGTGATGACCTGTTCGTTACCAACCCTAAAATCCTTGCTGAAGGGATCGAGAAAGGGATCGCGAACTCTATCCTGATCAAAATTAACCAAATCGGTACTTTGACGGAAACCTTCGAAGCGATTGCTATGGCTAAGAAAGCGGGTTACACAGCGGTAGTTTCTCATCGTTCAGGTGAAACAGAAGATACTACGATTGCGGATATCGCAGTTGCGACAGGTTCAGGTCAAATTAAGACCGGTTCTCTATCTCGTACCGACCGTATCGCCAAGTATAATCAGTTGATTCGTATCGAAGAAGAATTGGGTGCGGAAGCGGTTTACCCTGGTAAAGACGCTTTTTACAACCTGAAATAA
- the kdsA gene encoding 3-deoxy-8-phosphooctulonate synthase codes for MQLCHFEAGLDKPLFLIAGPCVIESEEMALATAASLKELTDELGIPFIYKSSYDKANRSSTKSFRGLGIEEGLRILQKVKDEIGVPVLTDVHEDTPLDEVASVVDVMQTPAFLVRQTNFIQNVCRQGLPVNIKKGQFQAPWDMDQVVAKAREVGNEQIMVCDRGTSFGYNTLISDMRGLAQMRSTGCPVVFDATHSVQQPGGQGTTSGGQREMVPVLARAAIAAGISGVFMETHPDPKNALSDGPNMWPLGNLKPLLETMKELDQVVKKHGFIENSLLDI; via the coding sequence ATGCAGCTATGTCATTTCGAAGCAGGTCTGGATAAGCCTCTTTTTCTGATTGCAGGTCCATGCGTCATTGAATCCGAAGAGATGGCGTTGGCAACAGCGGCCTCTCTGAAGGAATTGACCGATGAACTGGGTATTCCGTTTATCTATAAGTCTTCTTACGATAAAGCGAACCGTTCATCGACCAAAAGTTTCCGTGGATTAGGGATCGAAGAAGGATTGCGCATTCTGCAGAAAGTAAAAGACGAAATCGGCGTACCGGTTCTTACTGATGTCCATGAAGATACCCCTTTGGATGAGGTAGCTTCGGTTGTTGATGTTATGCAGACTCCGGCGTTTCTGGTTCGACAAACCAACTTTATTCAAAATGTCTGCCGCCAGGGACTACCGGTCAATATTAAGAAGGGGCAGTTTCAAGCGCCTTGGGATATGGATCAGGTTGTCGCTAAAGCCCGTGAGGTCGGCAATGAACAGATTATGGTCTGCGATCGTGGTACTTCTTTCGGCTACAATACGTTGATCTCAGATATGCGCGGTTTGGCACAGATGCGCAGTACTGGTTGTCCGGTCGTTTTCGATGCGACGCATTCGGTTCAGCAGCCGGGTGGTCAGGGTACGACTTCCGGCGGACAGCGTGAAATGGTTCCGGTTCTGGCACGTGCTGCAATTGCAGCAGGTATTTCAGGCGTCTTTATGGAGACACACCCGGATCCGAAAAATGCCTTGAGTGATGGCCCGAACATGTGGCCTTTAGGCAATTTGAAACCACTCCTTGAAACCATGAAAGAACTGGATCAGGTGGTTAAAAAGCACGGCTTTATTGAAAACAGCCTGCTGGACATTTAG
- a CDS encoding CTP synthase, producing the protein MTKYIFVTGGVVSSLGKGIAAASLGALLEARGQKVSMLKMDPYINVDPGTMSPLQHGEVFVTDDGAETDLDLGHYERFVQRHFTRRNSFSTGQVYETVIRNERRGDYLGGTVQVIPHITDEIKNRIKSAAAGYDVALVEVGGTVGDIESLPFLEAIRQLSIEVGRSNALFMHLTLLPYIAVAGEVKTKPTQHSVKELRSIGIQPDILICRSEMALEESEKRKIALFTNVEERAVINSLDARTIYEVPRMLHEQGLDNLVVERLNIQAPDADLSDWDEVVHDQLNPEQSVEIAMVGKYVDLTEAYKSLIESLIHAGIHSRTKVNIDYIDSEELESGDLSVLNGKDAILVPGGFGERGVEGKINAIQFARENKIPYLGICLGMQMAVVEYARHVAGLEGAHSTELNAKTPHPVVALITEWTDEDGNVVERDEQTDLGGTMRLGGQNCQLEAGSKIAEVYGATTIRERHRHRYEVNNGYISRLENAGLRFAGRSEDGELVETVEIADHPWFVACQFHPEFTSTPRKGHPLFGAFVNAANEYRKGKKG; encoded by the coding sequence ATGACAAAATATATCTTTGTAACAGGTGGTGTTGTATCCTCGCTCGGTAAAGGGATTGCAGCCGCTTCTCTCGGTGCTCTGTTGGAAGCACGCGGCCAAAAAGTCAGCATGTTAAAAATGGATCCGTATATCAACGTAGATCCTGGCACCATGAGTCCTCTTCAGCATGGTGAGGTTTTTGTAACCGATGATGGCGCCGAAACCGATCTCGATCTGGGGCACTATGAACGTTTTGTTCAGCGTCATTTTACCCGTCGCAACAGTTTCTCCACCGGCCAGGTTTATGAGACGGTAATCCGTAACGAGCGTCGCGGAGACTATCTGGGTGGAACCGTACAGGTGATTCCGCACATTACCGATGAAATCAAAAATCGCATTAAATCGGCTGCGGCCGGTTATGACGTTGCACTGGTCGAGGTCGGTGGAACGGTCGGTGATATCGAGTCTTTGCCTTTTCTGGAAGCGATCCGTCAGTTGAGTATCGAAGTCGGTCGTTCCAACGCGCTGTTTATGCACCTGACGTTGTTGCCGTATATTGCTGTGGCCGGTGAAGTTAAAACCAAGCCTACGCAGCACTCCGTTAAAGAGTTGCGCTCTATCGGTATACAGCCGGATATCCTGATCTGCCGTTCAGAAATGGCGCTCGAGGAAAGTGAAAAACGTAAAATCGCGCTCTTTACCAATGTGGAAGAGCGTGCAGTTATCAACTCGTTGGATGCGCGTACGATTTATGAAGTACCGCGTATGTTGCATGAGCAAGGATTGGACAATCTTGTTGTCGAACGCTTGAATATTCAGGCTCCGGACGCAGATCTTTCCGATTGGGATGAAGTTGTACATGATCAGTTGAATCCGGAACAGTCTGTTGAGATCGCAATGGTCGGTAAGTATGTTGATCTCACCGAAGCGTATAAATCTCTGATTGAATCCCTGATTCATGCCGGTATTCACAGTCGTACCAAGGTGAATATCGACTATATCGACTCTGAAGAGCTGGAATCCGGAGACCTTTCTGTACTGAACGGTAAAGATGCGATTCTGGTTCCGGGCGGTTTCGGTGAACGCGGTGTTGAAGGTAAAATCAATGCTATCCAATTCGCTCGCGAAAACAAGATTCCTTATTTAGGTATCTGTCTGGGCATGCAGATGGCGGTTGTTGAATACGCGCGCCATGTTGCCGGTCTTGAAGGCGCGCATTCAACCGAATTGAATGCAAAAACTCCGCATCCGGTTGTTGCGTTGATTACCGAGTGGACCGATGAGGATGGTAATGTTGTCGAGCGTGACGAGCAGACTGATCTTGGCGGAACTATGCGTCTTGGTGGTCAGAACTGTCAGTTGGAAGCGGGCAGCAAAATTGCTGAAGTTTACGGTGCTACGACCATTCGCGAGCGTCACCGCCACCGTTATGAAGTCAATAACGGTTATATTTCACGTCTTGAGAATGCAGGATTGCGTTTCGCGGGTCGTTCAGAAGACGGTGAACTGGTTGAAACTGTTGAAATTGCCGATCATCCATGGTTTGTGGCTTGCCAGTTCCACCCTGAATTCACCTCTACGCCGCGTAAAGGACATCCGTTATTCGGCGCATTTGTGAATGCAGCGAATGAATACCGTAAAGGGAAAAAAGGTTAA